CTAGCGTACGCGAGCCCGGGCGGCAGGTCACCGGCTAGAGCCAGGGATTAGACCCATGGTCCCCATGGGACTTGAGCATCCGGGCCAAAGCATCCTGGCTCAATAGATCCGGCCTCAATCTCGCCACCCTTTCGAGGTGCCTGTCTATCATGAGGCGCTCGTACATTCTCACCCAGGGATCCCTCTCCTGGTACTTCAGCGCGTAGACCAGCCCCCGGCAGGCCATTTCCTCTGGGCCCAAGCCATCTTCCAGGAAGCGTATCACCTTGTCATCCCGCTGGTCGATGACGGAGAGATACCCTTTGAGTCTCCGGCGGAACTCTGCCGCCCCGACGGCGCCCTCTTGGTGCCCCGTCACGAACACCTTCGCATCTATGCCCGCGATCCGGCGCGCGCTGGCGGCGAACTCCTCCGGGTCCCCGTCTGCCGTGGCATACCACGGCCCGAAGGCCGTGAGATCGAAGTCAGCCGTGTAGACCACTCCCTCCCGGGGGAAGTAAGGGCAGCAGAAGCCTGCGGAGTGCCCAGGGGCGTGCACCATGATGACCGTGGTGTCACCAAGGCTGAACTCGACATCCATAGGATACTCACCACTGGCCCACCCTGTTGACAGGCCCCACTCGTATCGCCCCGCCGATGAGAAGGGGGAGGGCGGCAGGCTTCCCAGGGCGGCCCTCCGGGCCCAGGATCGCGCGGCGCCCGGGCCGAAGTAGCGGTCAACTCCGAGCACGCCTGCGAGGTCCTCCAGGGAATTGGTCCTCTTGAACTCCTGGGGGTTTGTCAGGAGCTCTGCGTGCCGGAACAGGTAGTTATAGCGCAGGTGGTCGTAGTGGCAGTGGGTATTGAGCAAAGTGGCAACCCTTGACGCCAGGTGCCCCAGTACCTCGACACCCGCGCCAGGATCTATCAGGGCAGGGTACTTCCCCGCCACCAAGAGGGAGGTGCACCTGGGGAACTTGCTGTCGGGGTAAC
Above is a genomic segment from Bacillota bacterium containing:
- a CDS encoding MBL fold metallo-hydrolase, encoding MRHTSYGCVTVLYGYPDSKFPRCTSLLVAGKYPALIDPGAGVEVLGHLASRVATLLNTHCHYDHLRYNYLFRHAELLTNPQEFKRTNSLEDLAGVLGVDRYFGPGAARSWARRAALGSLPPSPFSSAGRYEWGLSTGWASGEYPMDVEFSLGDTTVIMVHAPGHSAGFCCPYFPREGVVYTADFDLTAFGPWYATADGDPEEFAASARRIAGIDAKVFVTGHQEGAVGAAEFRRRLKGYLSVIDQRDDKVIRFLEDGLGPEEMACRGLVYALKYQERDPWVRMYERLMIDRHLERVARLRPDLLSQDALARMLKSHGDHGSNPWL